In Arthrobacter sp. CDRTa11, one DNA window encodes the following:
- a CDS encoding TlyA family RNA methyltransferase, translating into MARLDQALVARGLARSRTHAAALIAEGKVSSAGQVLSKASVQVPEDKDLAVEHSEEDSYVSRAGHKLAGALDAFPAITVAGKRCLDAGASTGGFTEVLLRRGAAHVVAVDVGHGQLVPQLRSDPRVAVHEGLNVRYMSPADIGGLAALTVADLSFISLTLVVLPLGLCTEPGGDLVLMVKPQFEIGKDRLARTGVVNSERERRMAVEKVAIAALDAGLDLCGLAASPLPGQDGNVEYFLWIRRRIGQDLPKIEERDAAIAALLGRLWPNH; encoded by the coding sequence ATGGCACGGCTCGACCAGGCCCTGGTTGCCCGTGGCCTGGCAAGGTCACGCACGCATGCCGCCGCGTTGATCGCTGAAGGAAAAGTCAGTTCCGCCGGGCAGGTGTTGTCCAAGGCATCAGTCCAGGTCCCGGAGGACAAGGACCTGGCGGTGGAGCACAGCGAAGAGGACAGTTATGTGAGCAGGGCCGGGCACAAACTTGCCGGGGCACTGGATGCATTCCCCGCGATCACGGTTGCAGGCAAGAGGTGCCTTGACGCCGGCGCCTCCACCGGCGGTTTCACGGAGGTCCTGCTCAGGCGCGGCGCAGCCCATGTAGTGGCCGTCGACGTCGGGCACGGGCAGCTGGTGCCGCAGCTCAGGAGCGACCCCCGGGTTGCAGTCCACGAGGGACTTAATGTCCGCTACATGTCTCCGGCGGATATCGGTGGGCTGGCCGCACTGACCGTCGCTGACCTGTCCTTCATTTCGCTGACATTGGTGGTTCTCCCGCTGGGCCTGTGCACCGAGCCGGGCGGAGACCTGGTGCTGATGGTCAAGCCCCAGTTCGAGATCGGCAAGGACCGCCTGGCCCGCACCGGGGTAGTGAATTCTGAACGGGAACGCCGGATGGCTGTGGAGAAAGTGGCTATCGCCGCGCTCGACGCCGGACTCGATTTATGCGGCTTGGCGGCCAGTCCGTTGCCGGGTCAGGACGGAAACGTCGAGTACTTCCTGTGGATAAGACGCAGGATCGGCCAAGACTTGCCTAAGATCGAAGAGCGCGACGCAGCCATTGCTGCTTTGCTTGGACGTCTTTGGCCGAACCACTAG
- a CDS encoding NAD kinase codes for MSRRVLVLAHTGREESLKAAWEACAQLHASGIVPVMQESEHGDMERFFGHLSQPVEILHDHVQLPDVELVMVLGGDGTILRAAELVREVDVPLLGVNLGHVGFLAESERADLAQTVEWIARRDYTVEERMTIDVQVWVRGQKIWHTWALNEAAIEKGNRERMLEVVTEVDERPLTSFGCDGVVLATPTGSTAYAFSAGGPVVWPEVEALVIVPISAHALFAKPLVVSPRSRLAVEVLNRTDAQGVLWCDGRRSVDLPPGARVEVTKSATPVRLARTHRTPFSARLVRKFELPIHGWRGPVPRAEAIHTGPIPIIRTPRPMAPLQVSHGDRPDEETDPSTAK; via the coding sequence ATGAGCAGGCGAGTACTTGTCCTTGCCCACACTGGCCGCGAGGAATCACTGAAGGCCGCCTGGGAAGCCTGCGCCCAGCTGCACGCCTCGGGAATTGTGCCGGTGATGCAGGAGTCCGAGCACGGTGACATGGAACGCTTTTTTGGGCACCTGAGCCAGCCGGTGGAAATCCTGCACGACCATGTGCAGCTGCCTGATGTCGAGTTGGTGATGGTCCTGGGTGGTGACGGCACTATCCTGCGGGCCGCCGAACTGGTGCGGGAAGTTGATGTGCCCCTGCTCGGCGTTAATCTGGGCCACGTGGGATTCCTGGCCGAGAGCGAGCGTGCGGACCTTGCGCAGACCGTTGAATGGATCGCGCGCCGGGATTACACGGTGGAAGAACGCATGACCATCGACGTGCAGGTCTGGGTCAGGGGTCAAAAGATCTGGCACACGTGGGCCCTGAACGAGGCCGCGATCGAAAAGGGAAACCGCGAACGCATGCTTGAGGTGGTCACGGAAGTGGACGAGCGCCCGCTGACTTCCTTTGGCTGTGACGGCGTGGTCCTGGCCACCCCTACCGGCTCCACGGCCTATGCGTTCTCCGCCGGCGGCCCGGTGGTCTGGCCGGAGGTCGAAGCGCTGGTCATCGTTCCCATCAGCGCGCACGCCCTGTTCGCCAAACCGCTGGTGGTATCGCCGCGGTCCAGGCTGGCGGTCGAGGTCCTCAACCGCACCGACGCCCAGGGGGTTCTGTGGTGCGACGGCCGGCGTTCCGTGGACCTGCCGCCCGGAGCGCGTGTGGAAGTGACAAAATCGGCCACCCCGGTCCGTTTGGCCCGGACCCACCGCACGCCGTTCTCCGCGAGGCTGGTCCGGAAGTTCGAGCTTCCCATCCACGGCTGGCGAGGTCCCGTTCCACGCGCCGAAGCCATCCACACCGGGCCCATCCCCATCATCAGGACGCCCCGTCCCATGGCGCCGCTCCAGGTTTCCCATGGGGACCGCCCTGATGAAGAAACCGATCCGTCAACCGCAAAGTGA
- the recN gene encoding DNA repair protein RecN produces the protein MLEELRIRDLGVITDATLPLGPGLSVVTGETGAGKTMVVTAVGLLLGARSDAGAVRSGAKSATAEAVIRLESGHSAVVRALEAGADVEEFDGGAELILARRLGSDGRSRAFLGGRAAPVGVLAEIGESLVVVHGQSDQIRLKGAAAQRGALDKFAGPALAAELGTYQGLYSHWKSIQAELDTLRSAARDRLREAESLEIALAEIDEVDPQPGEDESLKAEAVKLANVEELRIAANTAHQALIAEDYGDEGDATTLVDAAKRTLEHVAEHDAELGAAAARLAEVGFLLNDIATELASYQAGLDSEGPERLAEIEDRRAALAKLVRKYAPSIDEVLVWAENARVRFDELQDDSTRIEALDAEVVRTEAELKKQAAAISKIRAKAAKELSARVSSELKALAMADATLVITIEPAAQLMPHGADEISFLLQPHSGAPARPLGKGASGGELSRVMLAIEVVLAAVDPVPTFVFDEVDAGVGGRAAVEIGRRLAMLAQHVQVLVVTHLPQVAAFADQHITVTKTSVRGADGGTASGFTSSDVKLLDGPERVRELARMLAGQEDSESAQAHAQELLDDAKLLPQRA, from the coding sequence ATGCTTGAAGAACTGAGAATCCGCGATCTGGGTGTCATTACCGACGCCACGCTGCCGCTGGGCCCCGGTCTGAGCGTAGTGACCGGCGAAACAGGTGCCGGAAAAACGATGGTGGTCACCGCCGTCGGACTCCTGTTGGGGGCACGGTCCGACGCCGGTGCGGTCCGGAGCGGCGCGAAGAGTGCCACCGCCGAAGCAGTCATCAGGCTTGAATCGGGCCATTCGGCCGTGGTGCGGGCCCTGGAGGCCGGCGCCGACGTCGAGGAGTTCGACGGCGGTGCTGAACTTATCCTCGCCCGGCGCCTGGGCTCGGACGGCCGCAGCCGGGCGTTCCTTGGCGGGCGCGCCGCCCCGGTGGGCGTCCTGGCCGAGATAGGCGAAAGCCTTGTGGTGGTCCATGGCCAGTCGGACCAGATCCGGCTGAAGGGGGCCGCCGCCCAGCGGGGCGCGCTGGACAAGTTTGCCGGCCCGGCCCTCGCCGCGGAGCTGGGCACCTACCAGGGCCTGTACAGCCACTGGAAGTCCATCCAGGCGGAGCTGGACACGTTGCGCAGCGCCGCCCGTGACAGGCTCCGTGAAGCCGAATCCCTGGAGATCGCGCTGGCCGAAATCGACGAGGTTGACCCGCAGCCGGGGGAGGACGAGTCGCTCAAGGCGGAGGCCGTGAAGCTGGCGAACGTTGAAGAGCTGAGGATCGCTGCCAACACCGCGCACCAGGCCCTTATTGCTGAGGACTACGGCGACGAAGGCGACGCCACCACCCTGGTGGATGCTGCGAAGCGCACCCTGGAGCACGTGGCCGAGCACGACGCCGAACTCGGCGCGGCCGCAGCCCGTTTGGCTGAAGTCGGCTTCCTTCTCAACGACATCGCCACGGAGCTGGCCAGCTATCAGGCAGGCCTGGATTCGGAGGGACCGGAACGGCTCGCGGAAATCGAGGACCGGCGTGCTGCCTTGGCCAAGCTGGTCCGCAAGTACGCCCCAAGCATCGACGAGGTCCTGGTGTGGGCGGAGAATGCGCGGGTCAGGTTTGATGAACTGCAGGATGACTCCACCCGGATCGAGGCGCTGGACGCGGAAGTGGTCCGGACGGAAGCGGAGCTGAAAAAACAGGCTGCCGCCATCAGCAAAATCCGGGCCAAGGCGGCAAAGGAGCTTTCCGCCCGCGTCAGTTCTGAACTGAAAGCGCTGGCCATGGCCGATGCCACACTGGTGATCACCATTGAACCGGCCGCGCAGCTGATGCCGCACGGCGCCGACGAGATTTCGTTCCTGCTCCAGCCACACTCGGGAGCCCCCGCAAGGCCGCTCGGCAAGGGCGCCTCCGGCGGTGAACTTTCGCGCGTGATGCTTGCCATTGAAGTGGTCCTGGCGGCCGTGGACCCCGTGCCCACCTTCGTGTTCGACGAGGTGGACGCCGGCGTCGGCGGCCGGGCCGCCGTCGAAATCGGCCGCCGGCTGGCCATGCTGGCACAGCACGTGCAGGTCCTGGTGGTCACCCACCTGCCGCAGGTGGCAGCCTTCGCTGACCAGCACATCACCGTCACCAAAACGTCCGTCCGGGGAGCCGACGGCGGCACGGCCTCCGGCTTTACCTCCAGTGACGTCAAACTCCTGGATGGCCCGGAACGGGTCCGCGAGCTAGCCAGGATGCTGGCTGGCCAGGAGGACTCCGAATCGGCCCAGGCGCACGCGCAGGAACTTCTCGACGACGCAAAACTGCTTCCGCAGCGCGCCTAG
- a CDS encoding DUF2867 domain-containing protein, with protein MTNVPDPKNAPAPEQNGNGGEMKPVFRSMAFSSIPAPDYADVIVLPVPVGQRECPSDPRTWAETMFSLKSMPAWVTALLGVRQAVVGLVGINKAPAGVFAVSKVHGEEALISADDTHLDFRCGVAYDAGARLLRVTTAVRLKGWRGRLYFLPVRLLHPLVVHAMMARAIRRLVSGP; from the coding sequence GTGACCAACGTCCCGGACCCGAAAAACGCGCCAGCACCTGAGCAAAACGGAAACGGCGGCGAAATGAAACCGGTCTTCCGCTCGATGGCGTTCAGCTCCATCCCTGCACCGGACTACGCAGATGTGATTGTTCTCCCAGTCCCTGTTGGACAACGGGAATGCCCGTCCGATCCCCGGACGTGGGCGGAAACAATGTTCTCGTTGAAATCCATGCCCGCATGGGTGACAGCCCTCCTGGGCGTGCGGCAGGCCGTCGTCGGGCTGGTAGGTATCAACAAAGCCCCTGCCGGCGTCTTTGCCGTCTCGAAAGTCCACGGAGAGGAGGCCTTGATCAGCGCGGATGACACGCACCTGGACTTCCGCTGCGGGGTGGCCTACGACGCCGGCGCGCGTCTTCTGCGGGTGACAACGGCCGTGCGCCTGAAGGGCTGGCGGGGCCGCCTGTACTTTCTGCCGGTGCGGCTGCTCCATCCGCTGGTGGTGCACGCGATGATGGCGCGGGCCATCCGCCGTCTTGTATCCGGTCCCTGA
- a CDS encoding CTP synthase, with amino-acid sequence MIGSNSVVQRSNSRVNSRFPGSSKTTKHIFVTGGVASSLGKGLTASSLGHLLRARGLSVTMQKLDPYLNVDPGTMNPFQHGEVFVTDDGAETDLDIGHYERFLDENLEGSANVTTGQIYSTVIAKERRGEYLGDTVQVIPHITDEIKRRMRLPAEGKNAPDVIITEIGGTVGDIESQPFLESARQVRQDVGRGNVFFLHVSLVPYIGPSQELKTKPTQHSVAALRSIGIQPEAIVIRSDREVPDAMREKIGRMCDVDIDAVVNAADAPSIYDIPKTLHSQGLDSYIVRALDLPFKDVDWTSWDKLLEAVHNPKHHVEIALVGKYIDLPDAYLSVTEALRAGGFANDTKVKIRWVPSDECETHEGAIASLGGVDAICVPGGFGIRGLEGKLGALKFARETKLPVLGLCLGLQCMVIEYARNVVGLEGASSSEFEPDSKYPVIATMEEQLDIVEGKGDLGGTMRLGLYEAKLDAGSVIAETYGKTTVSERHRHRYEVNNKYRDQIAAQGLVFSGTSPDGKLVEYVELPREVHPYYVATQAHPELSSRPTRPHPLFSGLVKAALAHQDGTDLTAAATQATGAAIDAPSAKPSRTVAAQ; translated from the coding sequence ATGATAGGCTCGAATTCCGTGGTGCAGCGATCAAATTCCCGTGTAAATTCCCGGTTCCCGGGCTCGTCCAAGACGACCAAACACATCTTCGTAACCGGTGGTGTGGCGTCCTCGCTCGGTAAGGGACTGACGGCCTCGAGCCTCGGTCACCTCCTGCGGGCACGCGGTTTGTCTGTAACTATGCAGAAGCTGGATCCGTACCTGAACGTGGATCCGGGCACGATGAACCCCTTCCAGCACGGCGAGGTCTTCGTCACGGACGACGGCGCCGAGACAGACCTGGACATCGGACACTACGAACGTTTCCTCGACGAAAACCTCGAGGGCTCGGCCAACGTAACCACCGGCCAGATCTATTCCACCGTCATCGCCAAGGAACGCCGCGGCGAGTATCTGGGCGACACCGTACAGGTCATCCCGCACATCACCGATGAAATCAAGCGCCGGATGCGGCTGCCCGCGGAGGGCAAGAATGCCCCGGACGTCATCATCACCGAGATCGGCGGCACGGTGGGAGACATCGAGTCTCAGCCGTTCCTCGAATCAGCCCGCCAGGTCCGCCAGGACGTGGGCCGCGGCAACGTCTTTTTCCTCCATGTGTCGCTGGTTCCCTACATCGGACCCTCCCAGGAGCTCAAGACCAAGCCCACGCAGCACTCCGTGGCAGCCTTGCGTTCCATCGGCATCCAGCCTGAAGCAATCGTGATCCGTTCGGACCGTGAAGTCCCGGACGCAATGCGCGAAAAGATCGGCCGGATGTGCGATGTGGACATCGACGCCGTGGTGAACGCTGCTGACGCGCCGAGCATCTATGACATCCCCAAGACCCTGCACTCCCAGGGCCTGGATTCCTACATCGTCCGTGCCCTGGACCTGCCGTTCAAGGACGTTGACTGGACCAGCTGGGACAAGCTGCTCGAGGCCGTGCACAATCCGAAGCACCACGTGGAAATTGCGCTGGTGGGGAAGTACATCGACCTCCCGGATGCCTACCTTTCGGTGACTGAAGCCCTCCGTGCAGGCGGCTTTGCCAACGACACCAAAGTCAAGATCCGCTGGGTCCCGTCGGACGAGTGCGAAACCCATGAAGGTGCCATCGCCTCCCTGGGCGGTGTGGACGCCATCTGCGTGCCTGGCGGCTTCGGCATCCGTGGGCTTGAAGGCAAACTGGGTGCCCTGAAATTCGCACGCGAAACCAAACTGCCGGTCCTGGGCCTGTGCCTGGGCCTGCAGTGCATGGTGATCGAATATGCCCGGAACGTCGTGGGCCTGGAAGGCGCATCCTCCAGCGAATTCGAACCTGACTCCAAGTACCCGGTGATTGCCACCATGGAGGAGCAGCTGGACATCGTCGAGGGCAAGGGGGACTTGGGCGGAACGATGCGCCTGGGCCTGTACGAGGCAAAGCTCGACGCCGGTTCCGTGATCGCGGAAACCTACGGAAAGACCACCGTCAGCGAACGGCACCGCCACCGCTACGAGGTCAACAATAAGTACCGCGATCAGATCGCCGCGCAGGGCCTGGTCTTCTCGGGGACCTCTCCCGATGGCAAGCTCGTTGAGTACGTTGAACTGCCCCGCGAGGTACACCCGTACTATGTGGCAACCCAGGCCCACCCTGAACTGAGCTCGCGTCCTACCAGGCCGCATCCGCTCTTCTCCGGCCTGGTCAAGGCGGCACTTGCCCACCAGGACGGCACGGACCTGACCGCCGCCGCCACGCAGGCCACCGGGGCAGCCATTGACGCGCCTTCGGCCAAACCGTCACGTACGGTTGCTGCACAGTAG
- a CDS encoding NUDIX domain-containing protein: MPGKSETTHAARQVSDAPSPRRLLSTEKVYEGRIWDVVSDSFQLSETGEALTRDYIDHPGAVAVLPMNDAGEILLLKQYRHPVGMDLWEIPAGLLDVEGEDFVVGAARELAEEADLAAGTWNVLADFFNSPGSSSEAIRIYLARDLTEVPHHERHERMDEEAEIEFHWIALDDAVAAVLAGQLHNPSAVVGILAAAAARAAGFARLRPADSPWPAHPSQR; encoded by the coding sequence ATGCCCGGTAAGTCTGAAACCACCCATGCTGCACGGCAGGTTTCGGATGCACCGAGCCCGCGCCGTCTTTTGTCTACCGAGAAGGTTTACGAAGGCCGGATCTGGGACGTGGTCAGCGACAGCTTCCAGCTGAGCGAAACCGGTGAGGCTTTGACCCGGGATTACATCGACCATCCCGGCGCCGTGGCAGTACTGCCGATGAACGACGCCGGCGAGATCCTGCTCCTGAAGCAGTACCGGCATCCTGTGGGGATGGATCTCTGGGAAATTCCGGCCGGCCTGCTGGACGTCGAGGGGGAGGACTTCGTCGTGGGGGCCGCCCGGGAGCTGGCCGAAGAAGCGGACCTCGCCGCCGGAACCTGGAACGTCCTTGCTGATTTCTTCAATTCGCCCGGCTCCTCCAGTGAAGCCATCAGGATCTACCTCGCCCGTGACCTCACCGAGGTGCCCCACCATGAGCGCCACGAGCGGATGGACGAGGAGGCGGAAATTGAGTTCCATTGGATCGCCCTCGACGACGCCGTGGCCGCGGTGCTGGCAGGGCAGCTGCACAACCCGTCCGCCGTCGTCGGCATTCTTGCAGCAGCGGCAGCGCGTGCTGCCGGCTTTGCCCGGCTCCGCCCCGCTGATTCACCCTGGCCGGCCCACCCCAGCCAGCGCTGA
- the xerD gene encoding site-specific tyrosine recombinase XerD, which yields MPQSIAADAAPVSPVPDKAPAPSKPQTAIDRAITEYLQHMSVERGLASNTLSAYRRDLTRYSRYLSEAGCQSPDQVTRHHVTGYVQALSDGSDGGTALGVRSAARTIVAVRGLHKFWALEGLTTTDPASDVHPPMPGKRLPKAISVDEVTRILEAAGTDTATGLRDRALLEFLYSTGARISEAVGLDVDDISLQEAEAGPAIVRLFGKGSKERLVPLGSYGARALDAYLVRGRPLLAAKGKGTPALFLNARGGRISRQSAWTILKAAADKANITKSVSPHTLRHSFATHLLEGGADVRVVQELLGHASVTTTQVYTLVTADTLREIYAAAHPRALG from the coding sequence ATGCCGCAGAGCATCGCGGCGGACGCTGCACCAGTCTCCCCGGTACCTGATAAGGCACCCGCACCATCCAAACCCCAAACCGCGATCGACCGTGCCATCACGGAGTACCTGCAGCATATGAGCGTCGAACGGGGACTGGCTTCCAACACCCTCTCCGCATACCGCCGGGACCTCACCCGCTACTCCCGCTACCTGTCGGAGGCCGGATGCCAGAGCCCGGACCAGGTCACCCGGCACCATGTCACGGGCTATGTCCAGGCCCTCTCCGACGGTTCCGACGGCGGTACCGCCTTGGGCGTCAGGTCCGCCGCCCGGACAATAGTGGCGGTGCGCGGCCTGCATAAGTTCTGGGCCCTGGAAGGACTGACCACCACGGACCCCGCCAGCGATGTGCATCCGCCCATGCCCGGCAAGAGGCTGCCCAAGGCAATCAGCGTGGATGAGGTCACGCGGATCCTTGAAGCGGCCGGCACAGACACAGCCACCGGCCTCCGGGACCGTGCACTGCTGGAGTTCCTGTACTCCACCGGCGCAAGGATCAGCGAGGCAGTTGGCCTTGATGTGGACGACATCTCACTCCAGGAGGCAGAGGCCGGCCCCGCGATTGTCCGGCTGTTTGGCAAGGGCTCCAAGGAACGGCTGGTGCCGCTGGGATCCTACGGCGCGCGCGCCCTGGACGCCTATCTGGTACGCGGCCGTCCGCTGCTGGCAGCAAAAGGCAAGGGCACACCGGCGCTGTTCCTGAACGCCAGGGGTGGAAGGATCAGCCGCCAGAGCGCCTGGACAATCCTCAAGGCCGCCGCCGACAAAGCCAACATCACCAAGTCTGTCTCGCCGCACACGCTCCGGCACTCGTTTGCCACCCACCTCCTGGAAGGCGGCGCGGATGTCAGGGTGGTCCAGGAATTGCTGGGCCACGCTTCAGTGACCACCACGCAGGTCTATACCCTGGTCACGGCCGATACGCTCCGCGAAATCTATGCTGCCGCGCACCCCCGGGCTTTGGGATAA
- a CDS encoding RNA polymerase sigma factor, which translates to MELHTQHFTRVYRYIAYRINDLPRAEELAADVFRIAWEKHPGEPPGIGWLLATARRVLSNEYKGRRRRLELIDRLKDQARIQAPGSGDDQQAAVAEVLLQLKDRDREVLMLSYWDDLTTAELAQTLGCSPSAAAVRLHRARRAFASAAPAQLMTERKG; encoded by the coding sequence ATGGAACTGCACACGCAGCATTTCACGCGCGTCTACCGCTATATTGCCTACCGCATCAATGACCTGCCTCGGGCCGAGGAACTTGCGGCAGATGTCTTCAGGATCGCCTGGGAGAAGCACCCAGGGGAGCCGCCCGGCATCGGCTGGCTGCTGGCTACCGCCCGGAGAGTCCTCAGCAACGAGTACAAGGGCCGCCGTCGCCGCCTCGAACTTATCGATCGGCTGAAGGACCAGGCCCGCATCCAGGCTCCTGGCTCCGGGGATGACCAGCAGGCCGCTGTGGCCGAGGTCCTGTTGCAGCTCAAGGACCGGGACCGGGAGGTCCTGATGCTCAGCTACTGGGACGATCTGACCACCGCCGAACTGGCCCAGACACTGGGTTGTTCTCCCTCGGCGGCTGCCGTCCGTCTTCACCGGGCCCGCCGGGCATTCGCCAGTGCGGCCCCCGCGCAACTCATGACAGAACGGAAGGGCTAG
- a CDS encoding 8-oxo-dGTP diphosphatase, with protein sequence MTAVAVTLCFLTRDVAGVPQVLLGTKKTGFGRGKIVGLGGHVEPGETDAEAACREVHEESGVVVLQEDLRDAGVVVFDFPARPEWNMTTRLFVATRWAGEPAESAEILPEWFDVGSLPVDRMWQDASHWLPLALNGSVLHLVVVLNEDNETVREVLDYTTR encoded by the coding sequence ATGACAGCAGTAGCCGTAACGCTGTGCTTCCTGACCCGGGATGTTGCCGGTGTGCCCCAGGTCCTGCTGGGTACCAAGAAGACCGGCTTTGGGCGGGGAAAGATCGTGGGCCTGGGCGGCCACGTTGAACCGGGCGAGACGGACGCCGAAGCCGCGTGCCGGGAAGTGCACGAGGAATCCGGGGTTGTTGTCCTGCAGGAGGATCTGCGCGACGCCGGTGTGGTGGTGTTCGATTTCCCGGCGCGCCCGGAGTGGAACATGACCACCAGGCTGTTCGTTGCGACCCGTTGGGCGGGGGAGCCGGCCGAAAGCGCCGAAATCCTGCCCGAATGGTTCGACGTCGGGTCCCTCCCCGTGGACAGGATGTGGCAGGATGCATCCCATTGGCTCCCATTGGCCCTTAACGGCTCGGTGCTGCACCTCGTGGTGGTGCTGAACGAGGACAACGAGACTGTGCGTGAAGTGCTCGATTACACAACCCGCTGA
- a CDS encoding RNA polymerase sigma factor, whose protein sequence is MLSERELAFIALYKDSYPRIHTFVQRRVNDPELAQELAADVFRIAWQKWDGTSGIEMAWLFTVARNLIGNAYRGRDRQRALQERLVASAADGPGSVSDNMSVEQALMALREKDRDVLQLAYWDGLSVVEIAQVLQCTQTSAKVRLHRAREAFRKLLPALCEPIDQKVGA, encoded by the coding sequence GTGCTTTCAGAGCGCGAGTTGGCGTTTATCGCCTTGTACAAGGACAGCTATCCACGAATCCACACGTTCGTACAACGGCGCGTGAATGATCCCGAACTGGCCCAGGAACTGGCGGCAGACGTCTTCCGGATCGCCTGGCAAAAGTGGGACGGCACCTCCGGCATCGAGATGGCGTGGTTGTTCACCGTTGCCCGCAACCTGATCGGCAACGCCTACCGGGGCCGGGACCGCCAGCGCGCGCTGCAGGAACGCCTGGTGGCTTCAGCAGCTGATGGGCCTGGATCGGTCAGCGACAACATGTCAGTGGAGCAGGCGCTGATGGCGCTGCGGGAAAAGGACCGGGACGTTCTCCAGCTGGCCTACTGGGACGGGCTGTCGGTCGTTGAGATCGCCCAGGTACTGCAGTGCACCCAGACTTCGGCCAAGGTACGGCTGCACCGCGCCAGGGAAGCTTTCCGCAAGCTCCTGCCGGCTCTTTGTGAACCAATCGACCAGAAAGTGGGGGCCTAA
- a CDS encoding bifunctional 2-methylcitrate synthase/citrate synthase, which produces MAEQDIKKGLAGVVVDYTSVSKVNPDTNSLLYRGYPVQELAARCTFEEVAYLLWNGELPNAEQLGEFTARERAGRALDPVVKQVIDALPVTSHPMDVCRTAASVMGARHPLTEDSSREANMAKAVDLFAAMPGVVAYDQRRRHAAGRTIEPVEPRDDLGYSANFLWMAFGEEQVPEVVEAFNVSMILYAEHSFNASTFTARVITSTLSDLHSAVTGAIGALKGALHGGANEAVMHTFDEIGIRPEESMEEAAARAKAWMEDALAKKKKVMGFGHRVYKHGDSRVPTMKAALDKMIAHYGRPELLGLYNGLESAMEEAKAIKPNLDYPAGPTYHLMGFDTPTFTPLFVASRITGWTAHIMEQLDSNSLIRPLSEYNGAEERHVP; this is translated from the coding sequence GTGGCTGAACAGGACATCAAAAAGGGCCTCGCCGGCGTCGTGGTGGATTACACCTCCGTCTCGAAGGTCAACCCGGACACCAATTCGCTGCTGTACCGGGGCTACCCCGTGCAGGAGCTGGCTGCCAGGTGCACTTTTGAGGAAGTGGCCTACCTGCTGTGGAACGGCGAGCTCCCCAACGCGGAGCAGCTGGGCGAGTTCACCGCGCGGGAGCGCGCGGGCCGTGCCCTGGACCCGGTGGTCAAACAGGTCATCGATGCGCTGCCCGTGACCTCGCACCCAATGGACGTCTGCCGGACCGCAGCTTCCGTAATGGGCGCACGCCACCCGCTCACAGAGGACTCCTCCCGGGAGGCCAACATGGCCAAGGCGGTGGACCTGTTCGCCGCGATGCCGGGTGTGGTGGCCTACGACCAGCGCCGCCGCCACGCGGCGGGCCGCACCATTGAACCAGTCGAGCCGCGCGATGACTTGGGCTATTCGGCGAACTTCCTTTGGATGGCTTTCGGCGAGGAGCAGGTCCCGGAGGTGGTGGAGGCGTTCAACGTCTCCATGATCCTGTATGCCGAGCACTCCTTCAACGCCTCGACGTTTACCGCACGGGTCATCACTTCAACGCTTTCGGACCTTCATTCGGCTGTCACCGGGGCCATCGGCGCGCTCAAGGGGGCCCTGCACGGCGGGGCCAACGAGGCCGTGATGCACACCTTCGACGAAATCGGCATCCGGCCTGAGGAGTCGATGGAGGAGGCAGCCGCGCGGGCCAAAGCCTGGATGGAGGACGCCCTGGCCAAGAAAAAGAAGGTCATGGGCTTCGGCCACCGTGTCTACAAGCACGGCGATTCCCGTGTGCCCACCATGAAAGCCGCCCTGGACAAGATGATCGCGCACTATGGGCGGCCTGAGCTCCTGGGCCTCTACAACGGCCTGGAATCGGCCATGGAGGAGGCAAAGGCCATCAAGCCGAACCTCGACTATCCGGCCGGGCCCACGTACCACCTGATGGGGTTCGACACCCCCACCTTCACTCCCCTGTTCGTCGCCAGCCGGATCACCGGCTGGACGGCCCACATCATGGAGCAGCTGGACTCGAACTCCCTGATCCGTCCGCTGAGCGAATACAACGGCGCCGAAGAGCGGCACGTCCCGTAG